A stretch of Mesorhizobium sp. M2A.F.Ca.ET.046.03.2.1 DNA encodes these proteins:
- a CDS encoding FAD-dependent oxidoreductase has translation MQTHARVVIVGGGCVGAGILYGLAKRGWTDVALLERTQLTAGSTWHAAGLIPSYARNINVGRMINKTIEIYEGLEAETGQPVGWHKCGQLRIANSRDRLDEYKSYMSVAEVQGMRAQLLTPDEARKLWPLLDNKEMLGALYHPDDGHIAPADVTHAMAKGARDLGAKVYLNTEVTGFKRTAGGEWLVQTNKGDITCEHVICATGNYARQTGALLGLDIPAIPILHQYWITEAVPEVVERKRAGRPEMPILRDEGFEGYLREEGDGLMFGPYERTEHLKLFAEDGVPAWFGADLLEEDFEAVSWNWEQALRLVPALGRVGIKANVRGPFQMTADELPLMGPAWGLPNVWLAEGVPGGILWGGTIGYYLSERIVEGGNSLDTSDLDPRRFGDYANKEWTRQKVREAWGTHAEQKYPGQDMPAARPQKTAPSYDRLTELGAVWGVLNGWEMPNWFARDGVEAKDQYSWRWTPKGNLVGEEVLAVRNAVGLVEMTPMTKFEVSGPNAVRWLDRIIANRLPAVGKVTLAHHLTANGGVQAEYMVARLGEDLFYLISTPRAERWNFDDLSRLLPADGSVSLKNVTNDRGCFTVVGPKAREVLQRLTEIDLSNESFPWFGVKTGSVALASDVRLLRVNYEGELGWELYHPLPYQRQLLDAILREGEKHGMRLVGLHALESLRLEKSYRAMYRDMNPELNALESGLERFIRLDKGDFVGRDAVLKYKERNDQRRSVTLRIDTDGASTFANEGLYSDGKLVGRITSGGYGYAVGHDVALALLPERFARPGTKLDVAILGDWKVAEVIADSPYDPTSARARM, from the coding sequence ATGCAGACACATGCGCGAGTGGTGATTGTCGGCGGGGGCTGCGTCGGCGCGGGAATCCTCTATGGGCTCGCCAAGCGCGGCTGGACCGACGTGGCGCTGCTGGAGCGCACGCAACTGACCGCCGGCTCGACCTGGCACGCGGCGGGGCTGATCCCGTCCTATGCCCGCAACATCAATGTCGGGCGTATGATCAACAAGACGATTGAGATCTATGAGGGGCTGGAGGCCGAGACCGGGCAGCCGGTTGGCTGGCACAAATGCGGGCAGCTGCGCATCGCCAATTCGCGCGACCGGCTCGACGAATATAAGAGCTATATGAGCGTCGCCGAGGTGCAAGGCATGCGGGCGCAATTGCTCACGCCCGACGAGGCGCGAAAGCTCTGGCCGCTGCTCGACAACAAGGAGATGCTGGGCGCGCTCTACCATCCTGACGACGGCCATATCGCGCCGGCCGACGTGACGCACGCCATGGCCAAGGGCGCGCGCGATCTTGGGGCAAAAGTCTATCTCAACACCGAGGTCACCGGTTTCAAGCGGACCGCCGGCGGCGAGTGGCTCGTCCAGACGAACAAGGGCGACATCACCTGCGAGCATGTGATTTGCGCCACCGGCAACTACGCGCGCCAGACCGGCGCGTTGCTCGGCCTCGACATCCCGGCGATCCCGATCCTGCACCAGTACTGGATCACCGAAGCGGTGCCGGAAGTGGTGGAGCGCAAGCGCGCCGGGCGGCCCGAAATGCCGATCCTGCGCGACGAGGGTTTCGAAGGCTATCTGCGCGAGGAAGGCGACGGGCTGATGTTCGGGCCCTATGAGCGCACCGAGCACCTCAAGCTGTTCGCCGAGGACGGCGTTCCCGCCTGGTTCGGCGCCGACCTGCTGGAAGAGGATTTCGAGGCGGTGTCGTGGAACTGGGAGCAGGCCTTGCGGCTGGTCCCGGCGCTCGGGCGCGTCGGCATCAAGGCCAATGTGCGCGGGCCCTTCCAGATGACGGCCGACGAGCTGCCCTTGATGGGACCGGCCTGGGGCCTGCCCAATGTCTGGCTCGCCGAAGGCGTGCCGGGCGGAATCCTGTGGGGCGGGACAATAGGCTATTATCTGTCGGAGCGGATCGTCGAAGGCGGCAACAGCCTCGACACGTCCGATCTCGATCCGCGCCGCTTCGGCGACTACGCCAACAAGGAATGGACGCGCCAGAAGGTGCGAGAGGCCTGGGGCACCCATGCCGAGCAGAAATATCCGGGGCAGGACATGCCAGCAGCACGGCCGCAGAAGACGGCACCTTCCTACGACCGGCTGACGGAGCTCGGCGCGGTCTGGGGCGTGCTCAACGGCTGGGAGATGCCCAACTGGTTCGCGCGCGACGGGGTCGAGGCCAAGGACCAGTATAGCTGGCGCTGGACGCCCAAGGGCAACCTCGTCGGCGAGGAGGTGCTGGCGGTGCGCAACGCCGTCGGCCTGGTCGAGATGACGCCGATGACCAAGTTCGAGGTGTCGGGGCCGAATGCCGTCCGATGGCTGGACCGGATCATCGCCAACCGTCTGCCCGCGGTCGGCAAGGTGACGCTGGCGCACCATCTGACGGCCAATGGCGGCGTGCAGGCGGAGTACATGGTGGCGCGTCTCGGCGAGGATCTGTTCTACCTGATCTCGACGCCGCGCGCCGAGCGCTGGAATTTCGACGATCTGTCGAGGCTGCTGCCCGCCGACGGCAGCGTAAGCCTGAAGAACGTGACGAACGACCGCGGCTGTTTCACGGTCGTTGGCCCCAAGGCTCGCGAGGTGCTGCAGCGGCTGACGGAGATCGATCTTTCGAACGAAAGCTTTCCGTGGTTCGGCGTCAAGACCGGCAGCGTGGCTCTTGCCAGCGACGTACGGCTGCTGCGCGTCAACTATGAAGGCGAGCTTGGCTGGGAGCTGTATCACCCCCTGCCCTACCAGCGGCAATTGCTCGACGCGATCCTGAGAGAGGGCGAAAAGCACGGCATGCGACTGGTCGGGCTGCATGCGCTGGAGTCGCTCAGGCTCGAGAAATCCTATCGCGCCATGTACCGCGACATGAACCCGGAGCTCAACGCGCTGGAGAGCGGGCTGGAGCGCTTCATCCGTCTCGACAAGGGCGACTTCGTCGGGCGCGACGCGGTGCTGAAATACAAGGAGCGCAACGACCAGCGCCGCTCGGTAACGCTCAGGATCGACACCGACGGCGCCAGCACCTTTGCCAATGAAGGGCTCTACAGCGACGGTAAGCTGGTCGGGCGCATCACCTCGGGCGGCTATGGCTACGCGGTCGGACATGACGTGGCGCTGGCGCTGCTGCCCGAGCGTTTTGCCAGGCCCGGCACCAAGCTCGACGTCGCGATCCTGGGCGACTGGAAGGTCGCCGAGGTCATCGCGGATTCGCCTTACGACCCCACCTCGGCCAGAGCGCGGATGTAA